One genomic window of Helicobacter canis includes the following:
- the pyrG gene encoding glutamine hydrolyzing CTP synthase: MAHTKYIFVTGGVLSSLGKGISSSSLATLLKQSGYKVNILKIDPYINIDPGTMSPLEHGEVFVTADGAETDLDIGHYERFLNTSLSKGNNFTTGQVYLSVIENERKGNYLGKTIQVVPHIVDEIKSRIKAVGKGYDFLVIELGGTVGDIEGLPFLEAMRQLKHELPNTQVLSIHVTLIPLIRAAGELKTKPTQHSVQELRRIGITPQIIIARAEKPLSKELKKKLAMSCDVADDSVIEALDAKSIYQCPLNFLKEGILTPVSRHFALEPIAPDMNEWDMLVKKIISPKDEVTIAFVGKYLHLKESYKSLTEALIHAGANIDTRVHIKWIDSQALEHTQGEELSDVDGILIPGGFGSRGIEGKILAIRYAREHKVPFLGICLGMQLSIIEFARNVLGIEKADSSEFAPDTSYPFIYLIEDFIDQCGNSQIRTIKSPMGGTMRLGEYECVLRPKSHIATAYNHAKIIKERHRHRYEANPAYRALLEKNGMTISGESKSGLIEAIELEKHPFFIGVQFHPEFTSRLQAPNPIILAFVKKALESKSNPKS, encoded by the coding sequence ATGGCACATACAAAATACATATTTGTTACAGGAGGGGTGTTAAGCTCACTGGGGAAAGGGATTTCATCATCATCGCTAGCGACCTTGCTAAAGCAAAGTGGCTATAAGGTCAATATCCTAAAAATCGATCCATATATCAATATCGATCCGGGCACGATGAGTCCGCTAGAGCACGGAGAAGTGTTTGTAACAGCCGATGGCGCAGAGACGGATTTAGACATAGGGCATTATGAGCGATTTTTAAACACAAGCCTTAGCAAAGGCAATAATTTCACCACAGGGCAGGTCTATCTCTCTGTCATAGAGAATGAGCGCAAGGGCAATTATCTAGGAAAAACGATCCAAGTAGTCCCGCATATTGTCGATGAGATAAAAAGCCGCATAAAGGCTGTGGGCAAGGGCTATGACTTCTTAGTCATCGAGCTAGGAGGCACGGTAGGGGATATTGAGGGGCTGCCATTTTTGGAGGCTATGCGCCAGCTCAAACACGAGCTACCCAATACGCAAGTCTTAAGTATCCATGTAACACTTATCCCGCTCATTAGAGCAGCAGGTGAGCTAAAGACAAAGCCCACCCAGCACTCTGTGCAAGAGCTACGCCGCATAGGGATCACACCGCAAATCATCATCGCTAGGGCTGAAAAGCCTCTAAGCAAAGAGCTTAAGAAAAAGCTTGCGATGAGCTGCGATGTGGCTGATGATAGCGTGATTGAAGCCCTTGATGCTAAAAGTATCTATCAATGCCCGCTTAATTTCTTAAAAGAGGGGATTTTAACCCCTGTATCTAGGCATTTCGCGCTTGAGCCTATCGCGCCAGATATGAATGAATGGGATATGTTGGTAAAAAAGATCATCTCGCCAAAAGATGAGGTTACAATCGCCTTTGTAGGGAAATATCTCCACCTAAAAGAATCCTACAAATCTCTAACCGAAGCCCTAATCCACGCAGGGGCAAACATCGACACACGCGTGCATATTAAGTGGATTGATAGCCAAGCCCTAGAGCATACACAAGGCGAGGAGCTAAGTGATGTTGATGGGATTTTGATCCCCGGGGGCTTTGGCAGCCGTGGCATAGAGGGCAAGATTTTAGCGATCCGCTATGCTAGGGAGCATAAAGTGCCATTTTTAGGGATATGCTTGGGAATGCAGCTAAGTATTATAGAGTTTGCCCGTAATGTGCTAGGCATAGAAAAAGCGGATTCTAGTGAGTTTGCCCCTGATACTTCCTACCCATTTATTTACTTGATAGAAGACTTCATCGATCAATGCGGCAACTCCCAGATCCGCACGATCAAGTCCCCTATGGGCGGGACTATGCGGCTTGGTGAGTATGAGTGCGTGCTACGCCCTAAAAGCCATATCGCCACTGCTTACAATCACGCCAAAATCATCAAAGAACGCCACCGCCACCGCTATGAAGCAAACCCCGCCTACCGAGCCTTGCTAGAAAAAAATGGTATGACTATCAGCGGTGAGTCAAAGAGCGGGCTTATTGAAGCTATCGAGCTAGAGAAGCACCCCTTTTTCATCGGCGTGCAGTTCCACCCAGAATTTACCTCGCGCTTGCAAGCCCCAAATCCCATCATCTTAGCCTTTGTGAAAAAGGCACTAGAATCCAAATCTAACCCAAAGAGCTAA
- a CDS encoding M48 family metallopeptidase, whose amino-acid sequence MMMFCLCYVLFLTIPSIVIDILQIYHIKAFAKRQAVILQPKDYAISANYSLANLRLSIISHIFEALIFIAWVSFGLAAWQDFLAEEAAFGFIIFVLGFVLINALLQLPLSAYKQLRLDKLYGFSNVTWQIFFIDTLKSFALIAVFGFLVLWLLLIVMDYAYWWLAGFGVVFLLMVVINALYPTLIAPIFNTFTPLNNQNLQDKIQELMSKAGFKANGIFVMDASRRDGRLNAYFGGLGSAKRVVLFDTLLEKVSSEGLLAILAHELGHFKHKDIIVNLLLSGVLLFGLFFVAGHLPAGLFDTLRLQNNHATSLTILLLIAPIVSFWLMPLIGYFSRKAEYRADAYSVSLTSAHCLKEALIRLVNENKTFPHSHPAYVFFHYTHPPLLDRLKALDIPQAH is encoded by the coding sequence ATGATGATGTTTTGCCTTTGTTATGTGCTTTTTTTGACCATTCCTAGCATTGTGATTGATATACTACAAATCTACCATATCAAAGCCTTTGCCAAGCGACAAGCCGTAATACTCCAGCCCAAAGACTATGCAATCTCTGCTAACTACTCTTTGGCAAACTTGCGCTTATCCATAATTAGCCATATTTTTGAAGCACTGATTTTTATCGCGTGGGTGAGCTTTGGACTTGCGGCGTGGCAAGACTTTTTGGCAGAAGAAGCAGCCTTTGGCTTCATCATCTTTGTGCTAGGATTTGTGCTGATTAACGCTCTCTTGCAACTTCCTCTTAGCGCGTATAAGCAGCTGCGACTAGATAAACTCTATGGATTCTCGAATGTAACTTGGCAGATCTTTTTCATCGATACACTAAAGAGCTTCGCGCTTATAGCAGTGTTTGGATTCTTGGTGCTATGGCTTTTGCTTATTGTGATGGATTATGCGTATTGGTGGCTAGCGGGATTTGGCGTGGTATTTTTGCTTATGGTAGTGATCAATGCCCTATATCCCACGCTTATTGCACCTATTTTTAATACCTTCACACCGCTTAATAACCAAAACCTCCAAGACAAAATCCAAGAGCTTATGAGTAAAGCTGGCTTTAAGGCAAATGGGATTTTTGTGATGGATGCAAGCAGGCGAGATGGCAGGCTTAATGCGTATTTTGGTGGATTGGGGAGTGCGAAAAGAGTCGTGCTATTTGACACACTATTAGAAAAGGTAAGCTCTGAGGGCTTGCTTGCGATCTTAGCCCACGAGCTTGGGCATTTTAAGCACAAAGACATAATAGTCAATTTGCTGCTCTCTGGCGTGTTGCTCTTTGGGCTGTTTTTTGTCGCTGGGCATTTGCCTGCGGGGCTGTTTGATACATTGAGACTGCAAAACAACCACGCCACTTCACTGACGATTTTACTGCTGATCGCGCCTATTGTGTCCTTTTGGCTAATGCCGCTTATCGGCTATTTTAGCCGCAAGGCAGAATACCGCGCAGATGCTTATAGTGTCTCACTCACTAGCGCACACTGCCTAAAAGAAGCCCTAATCCGCCTTGTCAATGAGAACAAAACTTTCCCCCACTCCCACCCTGCTTATGTGTTTTTCCACTATACACATCCGCCGCTTTTAGATCGGCTAAAAGCCCTTGATATACCGCAAGCACATTGA
- the prmC gene encoding peptide chain release factor N(5)-glutamine methyltransferase — protein sequence MDINTALQHALACLRQAHLATSQEAPPPRKNHQEICQAPAPRARLEAEILLGFVLGKERVWLHTHDRQKLDSREQERFFSLIDQRAKGCPIEYLTHRVSFLDFELFVDPSVLIPRPESEILVQKVCETLSHDQSPHLTLIEVGIGSGALSIAIARAFPKLSIIATDISQAALHTAARNIAHFDLQERIMLRHTSLLDGIDTSSISLVFSNPPYIATSYPIAKSLSYEPSSALFGGEKGSEILESLIAKCSTHKIPYLVCEMGYDQKHRLAQVLESSGYEAEFYTDLAGLDRGFVARLQS from the coding sequence ATGGACATAAACACAGCCCTACAACACGCGCTTGCTTGCTTGCGCCAAGCCCATCTAGCCACTTCTCAAGAAGCCCCACCACCAAGAAAAAACCACCAAGAAATCTGCCAAGCCCCCGCACCACGAGCAAGGCTAGAAGCTGAAATCTTGCTAGGCTTTGTGCTAGGCAAAGAGCGCGTATGGCTACACACACACGATAGGCAAAAGCTAGATTCTAGGGAGCAAGAGCGGTTTTTCTCTCTCATTGATCAAAGAGCCAAAGGCTGCCCGATAGAGTATTTGACACATAGGGTAAGCTTTTTAGACTTTGAGTTATTTGTGGATCCTAGTGTGCTAATCCCTCGCCCAGAAAGTGAGATTTTGGTGCAAAAAGTATGCGAGACTCTAAGCCACGATCAAAGCCCACATTTAACGCTTATCGAAGTGGGCATAGGCTCTGGGGCACTTAGCATAGCCATAGCCCGTGCATTCCCAAAACTCTCTATCATCGCCACAGATATTAGCCAAGCAGCCTTGCACACCGCTGCGCGCAATATCGCGCATTTTGACTTACAAGAGCGCATTATGCTTAGGCATACTTCCTTGCTTGATGGCATAGATACTAGCTCCATCTCGCTAGTATTCTCAAACCCTCCCTATATCGCCACATCTTACCCCATAGCAAAATCTCTTAGCTATGAGCCTAGTAGCGCGCTCTTTGGCGGCGAAAAAGGCAGTGAAATACTTGAGAGTCTAATCGCCAAGTGCAGCACACACAAAATCCCCTATCTTGTGTGCGAAATGGGCTATGATCAAAAGCACCGCCTAGCACAAGTGCTAGAATCTAGCGGCTATGAAGCAGAGTTTTACACAGACTTAGCGGGGCTTGATCGTGGGTTTGTCGCTAGGCTTCAAAGCTAG